A stretch of the Gossypium hirsutum isolate 1008001.06 chromosome D07, Gossypium_hirsutum_v2.1, whole genome shotgun sequence genome encodes the following:
- the LOC121219160 gene encoding 30S ribosomal protein S11, chloroplastic-like produces the protein MLEPPLSYQLSITRKSARRIPKGVIHVQASLNNTIVTVTDVWGRVVSWSSASTCRFKGTRKGTPLVAQTAAGNAIRAVVDQCMQRAEVMIKSPGRGRDAAL, from the coding sequence ATGCTAGAGCCTCCTTTGTCCTACCAACTAAGCATAACACGAAAAAGTGCACGTAGGATACCAAAAGGAGTTATTCATGTTCAAGCAAGTTTAAATAATACCATTGTTACTGTTACAGATGTATGGGGTCGGGTAGTCTCTTGGTCCTCTGCCAGCACTTGTAGATTCAAGGGTACAAGAAAGGGGACCCCTCTTGTTGCTCAAACCGCAGCAGGAAATGCTATTCGAGCAGTAGTAGACCAATGTATGCAACGAGCAGAAGTTATGATAAAGAGTCCTGGTCGCGGAAGAGATGCAGCATTATGA